DNA from Plectropomus leopardus isolate mb unplaced genomic scaffold, YSFRI_Pleo_2.0 unplaced_scaffold23134, whole genome shotgun sequence:
GAAGTCCGTCAGGAAGGAGCCCGCGGAGGACGGAGTCTGAGGAGGGGGTTTCTCCGCCCTGCTCTGCGCCTCCTGAGCGCCGCGCGCCTCCTCCTTCATGACGACGTCGAACAGAAGCCGAGCTGGAGGGGGCGACGGCGGGCCGGAGGACGAAGAGGAGGGACAGAGCTCCTCGATCTCCTCCAGGGCGGAGGAGAAGCTGTCTTTGGGTGACGGCGAGGGCGGCGGCGGCCTCGGGGAGTGGTGCAGGTGGTGGGTGGAGGAGGACGGCGGCAGCGTGAAGAACATGGGCAGGTCCTCCTCCAGCAGCGAGGCGGGAGTCAGGCAGGAGTCCAGCGCCGTCAGTCCCGACAGCGACGACGACGACAGGATgctgaaggaggagggaggaggcggAGGCTGTCGGTAGCTCTCGTCCTCGCGGGCGGCGGCGACAGGCGGCGCAGCGGTCAGGAAGAGCGCGTCGACGCCTCCTTCCTGCCTGAAGTCG
Protein-coding regions in this window:
- the LOC121966110 gene encoding SERTA domain-containing protein 2-like, whose product is MLGNGVKRKLDEDEDVLEAERRPPAVGGVSQASFTLQRQTVLNMSLMKLYAPRIGADLGLQRRVLINNIIRRIHDDFRQEGGVDALFLTAAPPVAAAREDESYRQPPPPPSSFSILSSSSLSGLTALDSCLTPASLLEEDLPMFFTLPPSSSTHHLHHSPRPPPPSPSPKDSFSSALEEIEELCPSSSSSGPPSPPPARLLFDVVMKEEARGAQEAQSRAEKPPPQTPSSAGSFLTDFALDDVLFTDIDTSMYDLGPCPPPSGAPPSKLTPVVTADDLVRYGAAGGVAQSPPFKMDLAELDHIMEVLVGS